CGGACGAGGGGCTGATCGAGGCCGCCGCCCGGGAGCTCGCGGAGGAGACCGGGCTGCGCACCCACGGCGCGCCCGGGCAGGGTCCCGGCGTCGGGGCCCACCTGGAGCAGCTGGCCACCTACGGCGACCCGCAGCGTGACCCGCGGATGCGTGTGGTCAGCGTCGCCCATCTGGCGCTCGCCCCCGACCTGCCCACCCCCCGCCCCGGCGGGGACGTCCGCAGCGCCCGCTGGGCCCCGGTCGAGGAGCTGCTCGGCAGCGGCAAGGACGACGGGCTGCTGCTGGCCTTCGACCACACCCGGATCCTCGCGGACGGGGTGGAGCGGGCCCGCTCCAAGATCGAGTACTCCTCGCTCGCCACCGCGTTCTGCCCGGAGGAGTTCACCGTCGGGGAGCTGCGCCGGGTCTACGAGTCCGTCTGGGGCGTCGCCCTCGACCCGCGGAACTTCCACCGCAAGGTCACCGGCACCCCCGGCTTCCTGGTCCCGGCCGGCGGTACGACCACCCGCCAGGGCGGACGTCCGGCCCAGCTGTTCCGCGCCGGGAGCGCGACCGTGCTGAACCCCCCGATGCTCCGCCCGGAGAACTGACGCGGGAGCGGGCTCCCGGCCGACGGTGTCAACGCGCCGTAGACGGCAATACCACGCACGGTGACGGCGCCGGTCTATGGTGCTGGCTACGGGGACGTCCGGCTCCCCGCCGACGCGGGGGTGATCCTCTCCATGTTCCAGGCGATCGGGCTGACCAAGAGCTACCGCCGGGGCCGTCCTCCGGCGCTGCTCGACCTCTCCTTCGACGCGCGGCAGGGGCAGGTCACCGCACTGCTGGGCCCGGTGGGCTCGGGCCGGACCACCGCGCTGCTGCTCGCCCTCGGGCTGGAGCGCGGCCGGGGTGCGGCGCTCTTCGACGGCCGCCCCTACCGCCGGATCCGCTGCCCCGAGCGCGAGGTCGGGGTGGTCCTGTCCGAGCACGACCGTCCGCCGCGCCACCCCGACCGCCGGGCCCGGGGGCACCTGCGGATGCTCGCGGCGGCGGCCGGGGTCCCGGCCCGGCGGGCCGAGCAGATGCTGGAGCAGACCCGGCTGGTCGGGGCCGGCGAGCACCGGCTGCGCACCTTCTCGCCCGGGATGAACCGGCGGCTGGCCCTGGCCGAGGCGCTGCTCGGCGATCCGCGCACGCTGCTGCTGGACGAGCCGACGCAGGACCTCTCGCCCAAGAACTGCGAGTGGTTCCACGCCGTACTCCGGGCTTTCGCCGCCGGGGGCGGCACCGTCCTGGTCACCGTGCGCAGCCCGCAGGAGGCGGCGGCGCTGGCGGACCGGGTGGTCACCCTGGAGCACGGGCGGCTGCTGGCCGACCAGCCGGTGGCGGAGTTCCTGCGGACCCGGCTGCACGACGAGGTGTCGGTGGCCGGTCCCCGGATCGGCCGACTGGCCGACCTGCTCACCCAGTCGGGCGCCCAGGTCCGCCGGGAGGGCGGTGCCCGGATCTCGGTCGGCGGGGTCAGCCGGACCGAGATCGGCGAGTTGGCCTTCCGGCACGGCATCCTGCTGCACGAGCTCGCGGACCGTCCCGGCACCGTCTCCGCCGAGCCGACCGCGGTCGCGCCGGCGACGGAGGCGCCGGAGGCGGTCGCGGCTCCGCCCGCCGGGGTCGGGATCCCCGCCGGGCAGCGCGCGGAGCAGCGGCACTCGCGACTGCAGCCGGTGCGCCAGTCCACCCGGACCTCCGTCGGGCCGCCGGCCCGGCAGCCCGCCGAGACCGCCCAGCCCGTCCAGTCAACCCGGCCCGCCGAGGAAGTGGCGCAGCTGGCGCAGGTGGTTCCGCAGGCGACCGACAGCGAGACCGGCGAGACCGTGGTCGTGCTGACGCCCGGTGCGGTCGTGTCGGCCTCGGTCGTCGTCCAGCAG
The Streptacidiphilus albus JL83 genome window above contains:
- a CDS encoding NUDIX hydrolase, translating into MSRYDPSAFPPFAVTVDLVVLTVRDHALCALMVRRGEPPYQGFWALPGGFVRPDEGLIEAAARELAEETGLRTHGAPGQGPGVGAHLEQLATYGDPQRDPRMRVVSVAHLALAPDLPTPRPGGDVRSARWAPVEELLGSGKDDGLLLAFDHTRILADGVERARSKIEYSSLATAFCPEEFTVGELRRVYESVWGVALDPRNFHRKVTGTPGFLVPAGGTTTRQGGRPAQLFRAGSATVLNPPMLRPEN
- a CDS encoding ATP-binding cassette domain-containing protein; the encoded protein is MTAPVYGAGYGDVRLPADAGVILSMFQAIGLTKSYRRGRPPALLDLSFDARQGQVTALLGPVGSGRTTALLLALGLERGRGAALFDGRPYRRIRCPEREVGVVLSEHDRPPRHPDRRARGHLRMLAAAAGVPARRAEQMLEQTRLVGAGEHRLRTFSPGMNRRLALAEALLGDPRTLLLDEPTQDLSPKNCEWFHAVLRAFAAGGGTVLVTVRSPQEAAALADRVVTLEHGRLLADQPVAEFLRTRLHDEVSVAGPRIGRLADLLTQSGAQVRREGGARISVGGVSRTEIGELAFRHGILLHELADRPGTVSAEPTAVAPATEAPEAVAAPPAGVGIPAGQRAEQRHSRLQPVRQSTRTSVGPPARQPAETAQPVQSTRPAEEVAQLAQVVPQATDSETGETVVVLTPGAVVSASVVVQQPAAGPRTSSAGDVQ